One part of the Mesorhizobium sp. M4B.F.Ca.ET.058.02.1.1 genome encodes these proteins:
- a CDS encoding DUF4142 domain-containing protein has protein sequence MKTLLTATVAALLAGAPAALAQSTNQVAPMLADSKVDTKTFVTTVPNANEFEIQSSRLAEEKASSDDIKAFAREMIADHTKAGEDFKAALSQGQTTASIKPAGPALGPKEQQMLGELKSASGKAFDQKYIKMQTDAHKEAVALFSTYAKSGDDPAMKEFAKKTLPTLKMHEKHVKELAVAHQG, from the coding sequence ATGAAAACCCTTCTGACCGCGACCGTCGCAGCCCTGCTGGCCGGCGCGCCGGCCGCTCTGGCGCAATCGACGAACCAGGTCGCGCCCATGCTTGCCGACAGCAAGGTCGACACAAAGACCTTCGTCACCACCGTGCCCAACGCCAACGAATTCGAGATCCAGTCGAGCAGGCTGGCCGAGGAGAAGGCCTCCTCCGACGACATCAAGGCCTTCGCCAGAGAGATGATCGCGGACCACACCAAGGCGGGCGAGGATTTCAAGGCGGCGCTGAGCCAAGGCCAGACCACCGCCTCGATCAAGCCCGCCGGGCCCGCGCTCGGCCCTAAGGAACAGCAGATGCTGGGCGAGTTGAAGAGCGCGAGCGGCAAGGCGTTCGACCAGAAGTACATCAAGATGCAGACGGACGCGCACAAAGAGGCGGTCGCGCTGTTCAGCACCTATGCGAAATCGGGCGACGACCCGGCGATGAAGGAATTCGCCAAGAAGACGCTGCCGACGCTGAAGATGCATGAGAAGCACGTGAAGGAACTGGCAGTGGCGCATCAGGGGTGA
- a CDS encoding GNAT family N-acetyltransferase translates to MPRPPAPDDIRLRKTLDDDLPPPHWPEGFVMRGFEPADARPLHALLSEVFDDGTDGPFDEWWPRISGDAGFDPALCFLVIDAKGRLAGAALCWATAFVKDLAVHPQARGHGIGEALMRQAFIAFRDRGAAHVDLKTNTVENATAVRLYERLGMMPVDWEG, encoded by the coding sequence ATGCCGCGCCCGCCGGCACCTGACGACATCCGGCTGCGCAAGACCCTCGACGACGATCTGCCGCCGCCGCACTGGCCGGAGGGCTTTGTCATGCGCGGCTTCGAGCCCGCCGACGCGCGGCCCCTGCATGCGCTGCTCTCCGAAGTGTTCGACGACGGCACGGACGGGCCGTTCGACGAGTGGTGGCCGCGCATTTCCGGCGACGCCGGATTCGACCCCGCGCTGTGCTTCCTGGTCATCGATGCCAAGGGCCGGCTGGCGGGGGCGGCACTGTGCTGGGCGACAGCCTTCGTCAAGGACCTCGCCGTCCATCCGCAAGCGCGCGGCCATGGCATCGGCGAGGCGCTGATGCGGCAGGCCTTCATCGCTTTCCGCGACCGGGGTGCCGCTCATGTCGATCTCAAGACCAACACAGTGGAGAACGCCACTGCTGTCCGGCTCTATGAGCGGCTGGGCATGATGCCGGTCGACTGGGAAGGATAA
- a CDS encoding pyridoxal phosphate-dependent aminotransferase, which yields MAFLADALSRVKPSATIAVTQKARELKNAGRDIIGLGAGEPDFDTPDNIKNAAIDAIRRGETKYPPVSGITQLREAIAKKFKRENNLDYRPEQTIVGTGGKQILFNAFMATLNPGDEVIIPRPYWVSYPEMVAICGGTSVFTDTSIDNGFKLTAEVLEKAITPRTKWLLMNSPSNPSGAAYTEAELRSLADVLLKHPHVWTLTDDMYEHLTYGDFVFRTIAEVEPKLYERTLTMNGVSKAYAMTGWRIGYAAGPVPLIKAMDMIQGQQTSGACTIAQWASVEALNGPQDFIAKNKAIFQGRRDLVVSMLNQARGISCPSPEGAFYVYPSCAGLIGRETKTGKVIDSDETFCAELLEAEGVAVVFGSAFGLGPNFRISYATSETLLEEACTRIQRFTASLT from the coding sequence ATGGCCTTTCTTGCCGACGCCCTTTCCCGCGTGAAGCCTTCCGCGACCATCGCGGTGACGCAGAAGGCGCGCGAGCTGAAAAACGCCGGCCGTGACATCATCGGCCTTGGCGCCGGCGAGCCGGACTTTGATACGCCCGACAACATCAAGAACGCGGCGATCGACGCGATCCGTCGTGGCGAGACCAAGTATCCGCCAGTGTCAGGCATCACGCAGCTGCGTGAGGCGATCGCGAAAAAATTCAAGCGCGAGAACAATCTCGACTACCGGCCGGAGCAGACCATCGTCGGCACCGGCGGCAAGCAGATCCTGTTCAACGCCTTCATGGCGACGCTGAACCCCGGCGACGAGGTGATCATCCCGCGCCCCTACTGGGTGAGCTATCCCGAGATGGTGGCGATCTGCGGCGGCACATCGGTGTTTACAGACACATCGATCGACAACGGCTTCAAGCTGACGGCGGAAGTGCTTGAAAAGGCGATCACGCCGCGCACCAAATGGCTATTGATGAACTCGCCGTCCAACCCGTCGGGCGCCGCCTACACGGAAGCCGAGCTTCGATCTTTGGCCGACGTGCTGCTCAAGCACCCGCATGTCTGGACACTGACCGACGACATGTATGAGCACCTCACCTACGGCGATTTCGTCTTCAGGACGATCGCAGAAGTCGAGCCGAAACTCTACGAGCGCACCCTGACCATGAACGGCGTGTCGAAGGCCTATGCCATGACCGGTTGGCGCATCGGCTACGCCGCCGGCCCGGTGCCGCTGATCAAGGCCATGGACATGATCCAGGGCCAGCAGACCTCCGGCGCCTGCACCATCGCGCAATGGGCCTCGGTCGAGGCGCTGAACGGCCCGCAGGACTTCATCGCCAAGAACAAGGCGATCTTCCAGGGGCGCCGCGACCTTGTCGTGTCGATGCTCAACCAGGCGCGCGGCATCTCCTGCCCCTCGCCGGAGGGCGCTTTCTACGTCTACCCGTCCTGCGCCGGGCTGATCGGCAGGGAGACGAAGACCGGCAAGGTGATCGATAGTGACGAGACCTTCTGCGCGGAGTTGCTCGAGGCCGAGGGTGTGGCGGTGGTGTTCGGCTCGGCCTTCGGCCTTGGCCCGAACTTCCGCATCTCCTACGCCACGTCGGAGACGCTGCTGGAAGAGGCTTGCACGCGCATCCAGCGCTTCACCGCTTCACTGACCTGA
- a CDS encoding EAL domain-containing protein: protein MSVWPDRRRNAAEAIFADEIGIEYGVYGDFRLKSAYQPIFAPRGRSLAPVAVEALIEAQRDARPVAPPVFFGSLPAADRLFVETMCRMLHLRNFRNIGVEGLDLFFNYNPLINDHLGRALAEIRLMTRHLGELDLYPGMLVCEITEQAANDKVLISLVREMRRDGIRIAIDDFGTGHSTEERIALLAPDIVKIDGAWFAEFCRHAAAERFFRPLVSMLHDRGAKVLVEGIEQAVHLRVALDGGVDLVQGYHLARPALAGTIFNEEPLSTEALLGMDSKVVPLHQRR from the coding sequence GTGAGCGTTTGGCCGGACAGGCGGCGCAATGCCGCCGAGGCGATCTTTGCCGACGAGATCGGCATCGAGTACGGCGTCTATGGCGACTTCCGGCTGAAGAGCGCCTATCAACCGATCTTCGCGCCGCGCGGCCGCTCGTTGGCGCCGGTCGCCGTCGAGGCGTTGATCGAGGCGCAGCGCGACGCGAGGCCGGTCGCGCCGCCGGTGTTCTTCGGCAGCCTGCCTGCCGCGGACCGCCTGTTCGTCGAGACGATGTGCCGGATGCTGCATCTGAGGAACTTCCGCAACATCGGCGTCGAGGGGCTCGACCTGTTCTTCAACTACAATCCGCTGATCAACGACCATCTCGGGCGGGCGCTGGCCGAGATCCGGCTGATGACCAGGCATCTCGGCGAACTGGATCTCTATCCAGGCATGCTGGTCTGCGAGATCACCGAGCAGGCGGCCAACGACAAGGTTCTGATCAGCCTCGTTCGCGAGATGCGGCGCGACGGCATTCGTATCGCCATCGACGATTTCGGCACCGGACATTCGACTGAGGAGCGCATCGCGCTGCTTGCGCCCGACATCGTCAAGATCGACGGCGCCTGGTTTGCCGAGTTCTGCCGGCATGCCGCCGCCGAGCGCTTCTTCCGGCCGCTGGTCTCGATGCTGCATGATCGGGGCGCCAAGGTGCTGGTTGAAGGGATCGAGCAGGCCGTGCATCTTCGCGTCGCGCTCGATGGCGGCGTCGACCTTGTGCAGGGCTACCATCTCGCCCGCCCGGCGCTGGCGGGCACGATCTTCAACGAGGAGCCACTCTCCACCGAGGCACTGCTCGGCATGGACAGCAAGGTGGTGCCGTTGCATCAGCGGCGCTGA
- a CDS encoding lytic transglycosylase domain-containing protein, which yields MAAKIILTAIGALVAAAGLSGCTSTSQMKAAPALSAAATPAVEDDTPTVALPETVAVLPEPSGLAPVQMAAFPADANMAAPGMATPGEPLPLPAQPAAFAGSTPLAAQPAVMAGTSPLSPGSVKPMPAYATAAMAMPVTGQAVKAATMPGVQQVAYFVPQNPALLAPPGEPQPHATGPRAEIERLIEKYSALYEVPIDLVRHVVNRESTFNPKAYNHGHWGLMQIKHATARGMGYDGPASGLFDAETNLKYAVKYLRGAWLVSGGDEKRADRLYQSGYYYDAKRKGLLEATGLGVDRARRRLQPDA from the coding sequence TTGGCAGCGAAAATCATCCTCACCGCGATCGGCGCGCTCGTTGCAGCTGCCGGCCTCAGCGGTTGCACCTCGACCTCGCAGATGAAGGCCGCGCCCGCCCTGTCGGCAGCCGCTACCCCTGCCGTCGAGGACGACACGCCGACCGTCGCGCTGCCGGAAACGGTGGCGGTGCTGCCGGAGCCCTCCGGCCTTGCGCCGGTGCAGATGGCGGCGTTCCCCGCCGATGCGAACATGGCAGCTCCGGGCATGGCGACGCCGGGCGAGCCCTTGCCGCTGCCTGCCCAGCCCGCCGCCTTCGCCGGATCGACGCCGCTTGCCGCTCAGCCCGCCGTGATGGCCGGCACCTCGCCGCTCAGCCCGGGATCGGTCAAGCCGATGCCCGCCTACGCAACGGCCGCGATGGCGATGCCCGTAACCGGCCAGGCGGTGAAGGCGGCAACGATGCCGGGCGTCCAGCAGGTCGCCTATTTCGTGCCGCAGAACCCGGCGCTGCTTGCCCCGCCGGGCGAGCCGCAGCCGCACGCCACCGGGCCGCGCGCCGAGATCGAGCGGCTGATCGAGAAATACTCCGCGCTCTACGAGGTGCCCATCGATCTCGTGCGCCATGTCGTCAACCGCGAGAGCACCTTCAACCCGAAAGCCTACAATCACGGCCATTGGGGTCTGATGCAGATCAAGCACGCGACGGCGCGCGGCATGGGTTATGACGGGCCGGCGAGCGGTCTGTTCGACGCCGAGACCAATCTCAAATATGCGGTCAAGTATCTGCGCGGCGCCTGGCTGGTGTCGGGGGGCGATGAAAAGCGCGCCGACCGGCTCTACCAGAGCGGCTATTATTACGATGCCAAGCGCAAGGGCCTGCTGGAAGCGACCGGCCTCGGCGTTGACCGCGCGCGCCGCCGCCTGCAGCCCGACGCCTGA
- a CDS encoding isoprenylcysteine carboxylmethyltransferase family protein codes for MERGLDLLVSIIGIATVGQYLWSMRAHFQSSGMSSGAKIISVVVAATALFFLAIIWILPQPLLAKIVGLVIQLASSALFWWAIARSRKARLRFVFDADNPHGLVTDGPFSYIRHPFYTSYIIFWAGWGIATWSIWAVVPVAGIFVLYLIAALDEEKKFSRTDLAGAYEAHRKQAGLFWPRLRW; via the coding sequence ATGGAACGTGGGCTCGACCTTCTTGTCTCGATCATCGGCATCGCCACGGTCGGCCAGTATCTGTGGTCGATGCGCGCTCATTTCCAATCGTCGGGCATGTCCTCGGGCGCGAAGATAATCTCGGTCGTCGTGGCCGCGACGGCGCTGTTTTTCCTGGCGATCATCTGGATCCTGCCGCAGCCGCTACTGGCCAAGATCGTCGGGCTGGTGATCCAGCTGGCGAGTTCCGCGCTGTTCTGGTGGGCGATTGCGAGGTCGCGCAAGGCGCGGCTGCGCTTTGTCTTCGACGCCGACAATCCGCATGGCCTGGTGACCGACGGACCCTTCTCCTACATCCGCCACCCGTTCTACACGTCCTACATCATCTTCTGGGCCGGTTGGGGTATCGCCACATGGTCGATCTGGGCGGTGGTGCCTGTCGCCGGGATTTTCGTGCTCTATCTGATCGCGGCGCTGGACGAAGAGAAGAAATTCTCGCGCACGGATCTGGCCGGCGCCTATGAGGCCCATCGAAAGCAAGCCGGCTTGTTCTGGCCGCGGCTGCGATGGTGA
- a CDS encoding RidA family protein yields MAKEIVEVPVLSAAVRALGVPLSLVTRGAGLVFVSGMPPLDVATGKLVKGDIEVQAEASLRAMKHCLDAAGSSLDKVQMVRIYAANAGFYNAINRVYAEHFPENPPSRTFVPVASWPMEFDIEIECVAVG; encoded by the coding sequence ATGGCCAAGGAAATCGTCGAAGTGCCGGTGCTGTCGGCGGCTGTGCGCGCGCTCGGCGTGCCGCTGTCGCTGGTGACCAGGGGGGCGGGGCTGGTCTTCGTCTCCGGCATGCCGCCGCTCGATGTTGCGACGGGCAAGCTGGTCAAGGGCGACATCGAGGTGCAGGCCGAGGCGTCGCTGAGGGCGATGAAGCATTGCCTGGATGCGGCGGGCAGCTCGCTGGACAAGGTGCAGATGGTGCGCATCTACGCCGCCAATGCCGGCTTCTACAACGCCATCAACCGCGTCTATGCAGAGCACTTCCCCGAAAACCCGCCGTCGCGCACCTTCGTGCCGGTAGCGTCATGGCCGATGGAGTTTGATATCGAGATCGAGTGTGTGGCGGTGGGGTGA
- a CDS encoding cupin domain-containing protein — protein MPKIDLSSVPIRKGSGYPSPFDQPCAGRTRRRLGDAGGLKDFGVNLMTLPPGGWSSQRHWHSHEDELVYVLEGELTLVEDGRETLLRAGDSAAFAKNSGNGHHMINRSSATARYLEVGSRNPEDVITCSDIDMMSPSSDGRFLHKDGRPYPGQG, from the coding sequence ATGCCCAAGATCGACCTGTCATCCGTGCCAATCCGCAAGGGTTCCGGCTACCCTTCACCCTTCGATCAGCCCTGCGCCGGGCGCACGCGCCGCCGCCTCGGCGACGCGGGCGGCCTGAAGGATTTCGGCGTCAACCTGATGACGCTGCCGCCCGGCGGTTGGTCGAGCCAGCGCCACTGGCACAGCCATGAGGACGAGCTCGTCTATGTGCTGGAGGGCGAACTGACGCTGGTCGAGGACGGCCGCGAAACGCTGCTCAGGGCGGGCGATAGTGCTGCTTTCGCCAAGAACAGCGGCAACGGGCACCACATGATCAACCGCTCTTCGGCCACCGCGCGCTATCTGGAAGTTGGTTCGCGCAATCCGGAGGATGTCATAACCTGCTCCGACATCGACATGATGAGCCCGAGCTCGGATGGACGGTTTTTGCACAAGGATGGGAGGCCGTATCCGGGGCAGGGCTAG
- a CDS encoding methylated-DNA--[protein]-cysteine S-methyltransferase, whose product MEKTSAITTGHAVLETVIGFTGIGWSETGLIRLCLPERSREAVERRLFRHSGVSSSTDRPQWVMDLIAAIRAYAAGEDIDFSSVPVDLAGVDDFRLAIYDAARKLGFGETTTYGELAKRAGHQGLARETGAALGANPVPLVIPCHRILAAGGKIGGFSAPGGSATKEKMLAMEGVRLGPPPSPQASFGF is encoded by the coding sequence ATGGAAAAGACATCCGCGATCACAACCGGTCACGCAGTGTTAGAAACAGTGATCGGATTCACGGGCATTGGCTGGAGCGAAACCGGGCTGATCCGGCTCTGCTTGCCCGAGCGCAGCCGCGAGGCGGTCGAGCGCCGGCTGTTTCGCCATAGTGGCGTGTCAAGCTCGACCGACCGGCCGCAATGGGTGATGGACCTGATCGCCGCGATCAGGGCCTATGCCGCCGGCGAGGACATCGATTTCTCCAGCGTGCCGGTCGATCTTGCCGGCGTCGACGATTTCCGCCTCGCCATCTATGACGCGGCGCGCAAGCTCGGCTTTGGCGAGACCACCACCTATGGCGAGTTGGCGAAGCGCGCCGGCCATCAAGGGCTCGCCCGCGAAACCGGTGCCGCGCTCGGCGCCAACCCGGTGCCGCTGGTCATCCCGTGCCACCGCATCCTGGCCGCCGGCGGCAAGATCGGCGGCTTCTCGGCGCCCGGCGGCTCGGCCACCAAGGAAAAGATGCTGGCCATGGAAGGCGTGCGCCTCGGCCCGCCGCCGTCACCGCAGGCCTCGTTCGGGTTCTGA
- a CDS encoding EAL domain-containing protein gives MSRSIGLAHIIRRDDGTSSGVWGVYTLQSAFQPIFAFREGKLSIVAFEGLIRPFRDGEPQSPMSFFNTCPAGDRLHIEALTRTLHLLNAGACLPEEASIFVNFDPSVFTDRAIADNALRDMRLVLHEAGIDPRRMVCEVTEQKSASQETLYSFVEALRANGFRIAVDDYGADESDINRIKELKPDIVKFDAHWITQLMESGAGFALLTTMVKSFEQQGIRTVFEGLEEGWQLELAEKSGTSMVQGFVLARPELAPTSFRVFGKGVEASAAATGIGDAPVSSGAAPTTRPARVFGRRNAS, from the coding sequence TTGTCGCGTAGTATCGGGCTCGCCCACATCATCCGTCGTGATGACGGCACCTCCAGTGGTGTCTGGGGCGTCTATACGCTGCAGAGCGCATTCCAGCCGATCTTCGCCTTCAGGGAAGGCAAGCTGTCGATCGTCGCATTCGAGGGGCTGATCCGGCCGTTTCGTGACGGCGAGCCGCAGTCGCCGATGAGTTTCTTCAACACCTGCCCGGCGGGCGACCGCCTGCACATCGAGGCGCTGACGCGGACGCTACACCTGCTCAACGCCGGCGCCTGCCTGCCGGAAGAGGCGTCGATCTTCGTCAACTTCGACCCGTCTGTGTTCACCGACCGCGCCATCGCAGACAACGCGCTGCGCGACATGCGGCTGGTGCTGCACGAGGCCGGCATCGACCCGCGCAGGATGGTTTGCGAGGTGACCGAACAGAAATCGGCCTCGCAGGAAACGCTCTACAGCTTCGTCGAGGCGCTGAGAGCCAACGGCTTCCGCATCGCTGTCGACGACTACGGCGCCGACGAATCCGACATCAACCGGATCAAGGAGCTCAAGCCCGACATCGTCAAGTTCGATGCGCACTGGATCACGCAACTGATGGAGTCCGGCGCCGGCTTTGCCCTGTTGACCACCATGGTGAAGAGCTTCGAGCAGCAAGGCATTCGCACCGTGTTCGAGGGCCTCGAGGAAGGCTGGCAGCTCGAGCTTGCCGAGAAATCGGGAACCTCGATGGTGCAAGGCTTCGTGCTGGCGCGGCCGGAACTGGCGCCGACCAGCTTTCGCGTCTTCGGCAAGGGCGTTGAGGCGTCCGCGGCAGCGACGGGCATCGGCGATGCGCCGGTCAGTTCGGGCGCGGCGCCGACGACGCGCCCGGCGCGGGTGTTCGGGCGCAGGAACGCCTCGTGA
- a CDS encoding glutathione S-transferase family protein encodes MILYSMIDSGNCYKPRLLMAKLGIAFTNDEVSSHTGDTRKADFVAKNPNAMVPLLELDDGRRIAESNAILLYLAEGTRFLPADRYQRALAYQWLFFEQYSHEPYIAVRKALLTFPERARDATPERLASTLERGNKALGVMNRHLEANAFFAGDAYSVADIALYAYTHTAEKGGFQLDAYPAVAAWLGRVEADPGHVPIEWLP; translated from the coding sequence ATGATACTCTACAGCATGATCGACAGCGGCAATTGCTACAAGCCGCGCCTGTTGATGGCCAAGCTCGGCATTGCCTTCACCAATGACGAGGTGAGCTCGCATACCGGCGACACCCGCAAGGCCGATTTCGTCGCCAAGAATCCCAACGCCATGGTGCCGCTGCTGGAACTCGACGACGGCAGACGGATCGCCGAATCCAACGCCATCCTGCTCTATCTCGCCGAGGGCACGCGCTTCCTGCCGGCCGACCGGTACCAGCGGGCGCTCGCCTATCAGTGGCTGTTCTTCGAGCAGTACAGCCACGAGCCCTACATCGCCGTGCGCAAGGCGCTGCTCACCTTTCCCGAGCGCGCCAGGGACGCGACGCCGGAACGGCTGGCATCGACGCTGGAGCGCGGCAACAAGGCGCTCGGCGTGATGAACAGGCATCTGGAAGCCAATGCCTTCTTCGCCGGCGATGCATACAGCGTCGCCGACATCGCGCTGTATGCCTACACGCATACCGCCGAGAAGGGCGGCTTCCAGCTCGACGCCTATCCGGCGGTGGCCGCCTGGCTCGGCCGCGTGGAGGCGGATCCCGGGCATGTGCCGATCGAGTGGCTGCCTTAG
- a CDS encoding cold-shock protein, with translation MATGTVKWFNATKGFGFIQPDAGGADVFVHISAVERAGLSTLVEGQKINFEIEQDRRTGKSAAGSLSKAA, from the coding sequence ATGGCAACTGGTACGGTCAAGTGGTTCAACGCCACCAAGGGCTTCGGCTTCATCCAGCCTGACGCGGGCGGCGCGGACGTTTTCGTCCACATCTCCGCTGTCGAGCGCGCTGGCCTGTCGACCCTGGTCGAGGGCCAGAAGATCAACTTCGAGATCGAGCAGGACCGCCGCACCGGCAAGTCCGCTGCTGGGTCTCTGAGCAAGGCAGCCTGA
- a CDS encoding cupin domain-containing protein, with protein sequence MKIIACGSVPTIMAPEKYFTGRVLQTPIIEKEAPARLRATLVSFEPGARTNWHTHPLGQTLYVTSGAGRAQTWGGSIQEIKAGDVISFAPDEKHWHGAGASTAMTHIAMQEAIDGVHADWLEKVSDEQYGG encoded by the coding sequence ATGAAGATCATTGCTTGCGGCAGCGTGCCGACCATCATGGCGCCGGAAAAGTATTTCACCGGCCGGGTGCTGCAGACACCGATCATCGAGAAGGAGGCGCCGGCGCGGCTGAGGGCCACCCTGGTCAGCTTCGAGCCTGGCGCGCGGACCAACTGGCATACGCATCCGCTTGGCCAGACGCTCTATGTCACCTCGGGCGCGGGCCGTGCCCAGACGTGGGGCGGGTCGATCCAGGAGATCAAGGCCGGCGACGTCATCTCGTTCGCGCCCGACGAGAAGCACTGGCACGGCGCCGGCGCGAGCACGGCGATGACGCACATCGCCATGCAGGAAGCGATTGACGGCGTCCACGCCGACTGGCTGGAGAAGGTCAGCGACGAGCAGTATGGCGGCTAA